A part of Xenopus tropicalis strain Nigerian chromosome 4, UCB_Xtro_10.0, whole genome shotgun sequence genomic DNA contains:
- the LOC100493548 gene encoding resuscitation-promoting factor RpfA isoform X3, producing the protein MEGPIHGALVELVPPTPLELVPPTPLELVPPTPLELVPPIPLELVPPIPLELVPPIPLELVPPIPLELVPPIPLELVPPIPLELVPPIPLELVPPIPLELVPPIPLELVPPIPLELVPPTPLELVPPIPLELVPPTTLELVPPIPLELVPPIPLELVPPTTLELVPPIPLELVPPIPLELVPPIPLELVPPIPLELVPPIPLELVPPTPLELVPPIPLELVPPIPLELVPPIPLELVPPIPLELVPPIPLELVPPIPLGTFGEKALFALLDTPESII; encoded by the coding sequence ATGGAGGGCCCCATCCATGGAGCACTTGTGGAACTTGTACCGCCAACCCCCCTGGAGCTTGTACCGCCAACCCCCCTGGAGCTTGTACCGCCAACCCCCCTGGAGCTTGTACCGCCAATCCCCCTGGAGCTTGTACCGCCAATCCCCCTGGAGCTTGTACCGCCAATCCCCCTGGAGCTTGTACCGCCAATCCCCCTGGAGCTTGTACCGCCAATCCCCCTGGAGCTTGTACCGCCAATCCCCCTGGAGCTTGTACCGCCAATCCCCCTGGAGCTTGTACCGCCAATCCCCCTGGAGCTTGTACCGCCAATCCCCCTGGAGCTTGTACCGCCAATCCCCCTGGAGCTTGTACCGCCAACCCCCCTGGAGCTTGTACCGCCAATCCCCCTGGAGCTTGTACCGCCAACCACCCTGGAGCTTGTACCGCCAATCCCCTTGGAGCTTGTACCGCCAATCCCCTTGGAGCTTGTACCGCCAACCACCCTGGAGCTTGTACCGCCAATCCCCTTGGAGCTTGTACCGCCAATCCCCCTGGAGCTTGTACCGCCAATCCCCCTGGAGCTTGTACCGCCAATCCCCCTGGAGCTTGTACCGCCAATCCCCCTGGAGCTTGTACCGCCAACCCCCCTGGAGCTTGTACCGCCAATCCCCCTGGAGCTTGTACCGCCAATCCCCCTGGAGCTTGTACCGCCAATCCCCCTGGAGCTTGTACCGCCAATCCCCCTGGAGCTTGTACCGCCAATCCCCCTGGAGCTTGTACCACCAATCCCCCTGGGGACATTTGGGGAAAAGGCtttatttgctcttctagatacacctgaaagcatCATTTAA